A stretch of the Mycobacterium shigaense genome encodes the following:
- the alr gene encoding alanine racemase, with amino-acid sequence MPVTPQSVTPGVLAEAVVDLGAIAHNVRVLREHAGSAQVMAVVKADGYGHGATPVARAALDAGAAELGVATVDEALKLRAAGITAPVLAWLHPPGIDFGPALLADVQIVVSSVRQLEELLDAARRTGRTAVASVKVDTGLNRNGVTAAQLPSMLTTLRRGVAEGAIGLRGLMSHLVFADQPDNPTNDLQAQRFSEMLAYARDQGVRFEIAHLSNSSATMSRPDLAFDMVRPGIAVYGLSPVPERGDLGLIPAMTLKCPVALVKSVRAGEGVAYAHTWVAERDTTVALMPIGYADGVFRSLGGRLGVLINGRRRPGIGRICMDQFVVDLGPGPVDVAEGDEAILFGPGTRGEPLAQDWADLIGTIHYEVVTSLRGRIARTFREAEPVD; translated from the coding sequence GTGCCTGTTACCCCGCAATCCGTCACGCCCGGCGTGCTCGCCGAGGCCGTCGTGGACCTGGGTGCCATCGCCCACAACGTGCGAGTGCTGCGCGAGCACGCCGGCAGCGCCCAGGTGATGGCTGTGGTCAAGGCCGACGGCTACGGCCACGGGGCCACCCCGGTCGCCCGCGCCGCGCTGGACGCCGGGGCGGCCGAACTGGGCGTCGCGACCGTCGACGAGGCGCTGAAGCTGCGTGCCGCCGGGATCACCGCGCCGGTGCTGGCGTGGCTGCACCCTCCCGGTATCGACTTCGGGCCCGCGCTGCTGGCCGACGTGCAGATCGTGGTGTCGTCGGTGCGTCAGCTCGAAGAGCTGCTGGACGCCGCGCGCCGGACCGGCCGCACCGCCGTCGCGAGCGTCAAGGTCGACACCGGGCTGAACCGCAACGGTGTCACCGCCGCGCAGCTCCCGTCGATGCTGACCACGCTCCGTCGGGGCGTCGCCGAGGGGGCCATCGGATTGCGGGGTCTGATGTCGCACCTGGTCTTCGCCGACCAGCCGGACAATCCGACCAACGACCTTCAGGCGCAACGATTCAGCGAGATGCTGGCGTACGCGCGCGATCAGGGCGTGCGGTTCGAGATCGCCCATCTGTCCAATTCTTCGGCGACCATGTCGCGCCCCGATCTGGCCTTCGACATGGTGCGCCCGGGTATTGCCGTGTACGGCCTCAGTCCGGTCCCCGAGCGTGGCGACCTGGGGCTGATTCCGGCGATGACGCTGAAATGTCCTGTCGCGCTGGTGAAATCCGTGCGCGCGGGTGAGGGCGTGGCGTATGCGCACACCTGGGTCGCGGAGCGGGACACCACCGTGGCCCTGATGCCGATCGGGTACGCCGACGGCGTGTTCCGGTCGCTGGGCGGGCGACTGGGCGTGCTGATCAACGGCAGGCGCCGGCCCGGCATCGGGCGGATCTGCATGGACCAATTCGTCGTCGATCTGGGCCCCGGGCCGGTCGACGTGGCCGAAGGCGACGAGGCGATCCTGTTCGGCCCGGGCACCCGAGGCGAACCCCTCGCCCAGGACTGGGCCGATTTGATCGGCACCATCCACTACGAGGTGGTGACCAGCCTGCGGGGCCGCATCGCCCGGACCTTCCGCGAGGCCGAACCCGTTGACTGA
- a CDS encoding glutamate decarboxylase, with the protein MPQHPSVPAHSIAPAYTGRLFTAPVPALRMPDESMDPDAAYRFIHDELMLDGSSRLNLATFVTTWMDPQAGRLMAETFDKNMIDKDEYPATAAIEQRCVCMVADLFHAEDLSDEDPSSATGVSTVGSSEAVMLGGLAMKWRWREKVGLKKGGDWKKRTPNLVMGSNVQVVWEKFCRYFDVEPRYLPMEEGRYVITPEQVVDAVDEDTIGVVAILGTTYTGELEPIAEICAALDKLAAGGGVDVPVHVDAASGGFVVPFLHSELKWDFRLPRVVSINVSGHKYGLTYPGVGFVVWRSKEYLPEDLVFHVNYLGGDMPTFTLNFSRPGNQVVGQYYNFLRLGREGYTQVMHTLSSTARWLGEQLRSGEHAELISDGTAIPVVSFRLAENRGYTEFDVSHELRGYGWQVPAYTMPDNATHVSVLRIVVREGLSADLARALHDDARAALASLDKLKPGGHYRAEHFAH; encoded by the coding sequence GTGCCCCAACACCCGTCCGTGCCCGCCCACTCCATCGCGCCCGCCTACACCGGCCGCCTGTTCACCGCGCCCGTGCCGGCCTTGCGGATGCCCGACGAGTCGATGGACCCGGACGCCGCGTATCGGTTCATCCACGACGAGTTGATGCTCGACGGCAGTTCGCGGCTGAACCTGGCCACCTTCGTCACCACGTGGATGGATCCCCAGGCCGGCCGGCTGATGGCCGAGACGTTCGACAAGAACATGATCGACAAGGATGAATACCCGGCGACCGCCGCGATCGAGCAGCGGTGTGTGTGCATGGTGGCCGACCTGTTCCACGCCGAGGACCTCAGCGACGAGGATCCGTCCAGCGCCACCGGCGTGTCGACCGTCGGCTCCAGCGAGGCGGTGATGCTGGGCGGGCTGGCGATGAAGTGGCGGTGGCGCGAGAAGGTCGGCTTGAAAAAAGGGGGAGATTGGAAAAAGCGAACCCCGAACCTGGTGATGGGCTCCAACGTCCAGGTGGTGTGGGAGAAGTTCTGCCGTTATTTCGACGTCGAACCCCGCTACCTGCCGATGGAGGAGGGGCGTTACGTCATCACCCCCGAGCAGGTCGTCGACGCCGTCGACGAGGACACCATCGGCGTGGTCGCGATCCTCGGCACCACCTACACGGGCGAGCTCGAACCCATAGCCGAGATCTGCGCGGCGCTGGACAAGCTGGCAGCCGGCGGGGGCGTCGACGTCCCGGTGCATGTCGACGCGGCCAGCGGCGGATTCGTCGTGCCCTTCCTGCACTCCGAGCTGAAATGGGATTTCCGGCTGCCACGGGTGGTGTCTATCAACGTCAGCGGCCACAAGTACGGCCTGACCTATCCCGGTGTCGGGTTCGTGGTGTGGCGCAGCAAGGAGTATCTGCCCGAGGACCTGGTGTTCCATGTGAACTATCTGGGCGGCGACATGCCGACCTTCACGCTGAACTTCTCGCGGCCGGGCAACCAGGTCGTCGGCCAGTACTACAACTTCCTGCGGCTGGGCCGGGAGGGCTACACGCAGGTGATGCACACGCTGTCGTCGACCGCCCGCTGGCTGGGTGAGCAGCTGCGCAGCGGCGAGCACGCCGAGCTGATCTCCGATGGAACGGCGATCCCGGTGGTCAGCTTCCGGCTGGCCGAAAATCGCGGGTACACCGAGTTCGACGTCTCCCACGAGCTGCGCGGCTACGGCTGGCAGGTGCCGGCGTACACCATGCCAGACAACGCCACGCACGTGTCCGTGCTGCGCATCGTGGTGCGCGAGGGCCTGTCCGCGGACCTGGCCCGGGCCCTGCACGACGATGCCCGCGCCGCGCTGGCCTCCCTGGACAAGCTGAAGCCCGGCGGGCACTACCGCGCGGAGCACTTCGCGCACTGA
- a CDS encoding alpha/beta fold hydrolase: MTAVATIVGASVRRSMTQRAVGLEDPYADEDFERDDSDRGYVVSTRDGVTLAVREVGPVDAPVTVIFVHGFCLRMGAFYFQRTRLAEKWGPRVRMVFYDQRGHGRSGEASPETYTLTQLGQDLESVLAEAAPRGVVILVGHSMGGMTVLSHARQYPEHYGQRIVGAALISTAAEGVTRSPLGEILKNPAVEALRFTARSAPKLMHRGRNVSRSLIGPVLRAASYSDLHVSRSLDAFSQRMMNGTPIPTLVGFLGALEVHDETAGLWTLMRIPTLVACGDHDLITPDECSRRMAASLPSSELVIVKGASHLALLDKPEAINDGLVRLVHRAVPGKITLRYRRIRERLHRSG; encoded by the coding sequence TTGACGGCGGTCGCCACCATCGTCGGCGCCTCGGTCCGGCGGTCGATGACCCAGCGCGCCGTGGGCCTCGAAGACCCTTACGCCGACGAGGATTTCGAACGGGACGACAGCGACCGCGGCTACGTGGTGTCGACCCGGGACGGAGTGACACTGGCGGTGCGCGAGGTTGGCCCGGTGGATGCGCCGGTGACGGTGATCTTCGTGCACGGATTCTGTCTGCGGATGGGCGCCTTCTACTTTCAGCGCACGCGGCTGGCCGAGAAGTGGGGGCCCCGGGTGCGGATGGTCTTTTACGACCAGCGCGGGCACGGCCGATCCGGCGAGGCCTCGCCCGAGACCTACACGCTGACCCAGTTGGGGCAGGACCTGGAGAGCGTGCTGGCCGAGGCCGCGCCGCGCGGCGTGGTCATCCTGGTCGGCCATTCCATGGGTGGCATGACGGTGTTGTCGCATGCCCGGCAGTACCCCGAGCATTACGGCCAACGCATCGTCGGGGCGGCGCTGATCTCGACCGCAGCAGAAGGGGTCACCCGCTCGCCGTTGGGCGAGATCTTGAAAAACCCTGCGGTGGAAGCACTTCGGTTCACCGCACGATCGGCCCCCAAGCTGATGCACCGGGGCCGCAACGTGTCGCGCTCCCTGATCGGTCCGGTCCTGCGGGCCGCGTCCTACAGCGACCTGCACGTCAGCCGCAGCCTGGACGCGTTCTCGCAGCGAATGATGAACGGTACCCCGATCCCGACGTTGGTGGGGTTCCTCGGCGCGCTGGAAGTGCACGACGAAACCGCCGGGCTGTGGACCCTGATGAGGATTCCGACCTTGGTCGCTTGCGGCGACCACGACCTGATCACCCCCGACGAGTGCTCGCGGAGGATGGCCGCGTCGCTGCCGTCATCCGAGCTGGTCATCGTCAAGGGCGCCAGCCACCTGGCCCTGCTGGACAAACCGGAGGCCATCAACGACGGCCTGGTCCGGCTGGTCCACCGCGCCGTTCCGGGCAAAATCACGCTGCGCTACCGGCGAATCCGGGAACGGCTGCACCGCAGTGGTTGA
- a CDS encoding NAD(P)H-hydrate dehydratase, whose translation MRHYYSIDAIRDAEAPLLASLPDGALMRRAAYGLATHILSELTSRTGGIAGRRVCAVIGSGDNGGDALWAATFLRRRGVAADAILLSPDHTHRTGLAAFRKAGGRIVERVRTATDLVIDGVVGISGSGPLRPAAAEVFAAVDDAGIPVAAVDIPSGIDVTTGAITGPAVHAALTVTFGGFKPVHALADCGVVTLVDIGLDLPETDVLGFEAGDVAARWPVPGPHDDKYTQGVTGVMAGSSTYPGAAVLCTGAAVAATSGMVRYAGRAHAEVLAHWPEVIASPTPAAAGRVQAWVVGPGLGTDDTGAAALWFALGTDLPVLVDADGLTILAAHPELVVNRTAPTVLTPHAGEFARLAGSPPGDDRVGATRRLADALGATVLLKGNVTVIADPGGPVYLNPAGQSWAATAGSGDVLSGMIGALLAAGLPAAEAAAAGAFVHAHAAALSAADPGPGEAPTSASRIVPHIRSALAAL comes from the coding sequence GTGCGGCATTACTACTCCATAGATGCGATCCGCGACGCCGAGGCTCCCCTGCTGGCCAGCCTGCCCGACGGCGCGCTGATGAGACGGGCTGCCTACGGGCTGGCCACGCACATCCTGAGCGAGTTGACCTCCCGCACCGGCGGGATCGCCGGTCGCCGGGTGTGCGCGGTCATCGGCTCGGGTGACAACGGCGGCGACGCGCTGTGGGCCGCGACGTTCCTGCGTCGCCGCGGGGTGGCGGCCGACGCCATCCTGCTCAGCCCGGACCACACCCACCGCACGGGTCTGGCGGCGTTTCGCAAGGCCGGCGGCCGCATCGTGGAACGAGTCCGCACCGCGACCGATCTCGTGATCGACGGCGTGGTTGGCATCTCCGGCTCGGGGCCGCTACGCCCGGCGGCGGCCGAGGTATTCGCCGCCGTCGACGACGCCGGGATCCCGGTGGCGGCGGTGGACATTCCCAGCGGCATCGACGTCACGACCGGCGCCATCACCGGGCCCGCGGTGCACGCCGCGCTGACCGTCACTTTCGGTGGCTTCAAGCCGGTGCACGCCCTCGCCGACTGCGGCGTCGTCACGCTGGTCGACATCGGGCTGGATCTGCCGGAGACGGACGTGCTCGGTTTCGAGGCCGGCGATGTCGCGGCCCGCTGGCCGGTGCCCGGCCCGCACGACGACAAGTACACCCAGGGCGTCACCGGGGTGATGGCCGGGTCGTCGACGTATCCGGGCGCCGCCGTGCTGTGCACCGGGGCCGCGGTCGCCGCCACCTCCGGGATGGTCCGCTACGCCGGCCGCGCGCATGCCGAGGTCCTCGCGCACTGGCCCGAGGTCATCGCATCGCCCACCCCCGCGGCGGCCGGGCGGGTGCAGGCCTGGGTGGTCGGACCGGGCCTGGGCACCGACGACACCGGCGCGGCCGCGCTGTGGTTCGCCCTCGGCACCGACCTGCCGGTCCTCGTCGACGCCGACGGCCTGACCATCCTGGCGGCGCACCCTGAGCTGGTGGTCAACCGCACCGCACCGACGGTGCTGACGCCGCACGCGGGTGAATTCGCCCGGCTGGCGGGTAGCCCCCCCGGGGACGACCGGGTGGGCGCTACCCGCAGGCTGGCCGACGCGTTAGGGGCAACTGTGCTGCTCAAGGGGAACGTCACCGTGATCGCCGATCCCGGCGGCCCGGTGTATCTCAATCCGGCCGGGCAGTCTTGGGCGGCCACCGCCGGGTCCGGCGACGTGCTGTCCGGGATGATCGGCGCGCTGCTGGCCGCGGGTCTGCCGGCCGCGGAGGCCGCCGCGGCCGGCGCGTTCGTGCACGCGCACGCGGCGGCGCTGTCGGCGGCCGACCCGGGTCCCGGCGAGGCGCCCACCTCGGCGTCCCGCATCGTCCCGCACATCCGGTCCGCCCTGGCCGCTCTGTAG
- the tsaE gene encoding tRNA (adenosine(37)-N6)-threonylcarbamoyltransferase complex ATPase subunit type 1 TsaE has translation MVDRSGAATCERVEDTVALGSRLGRELRAGDVVVLSGPLGAGKTVLAKGIAAAMDVEGPVTSPTYVLARVHPPRRAGAPAMIHVDVYRLLDHPGADLLGELDSLDLDTDLQDAVVVVEWGEGLAERLSERHLDIRLERVSHSDVRIAAWEWSGLKQSEQL, from the coding sequence GTGGTTGACAGATCTGGTGCCGCCACCTGCGAACGTGTCGAGGACACCGTCGCGCTCGGGTCGCGGTTGGGCCGGGAGTTGCGCGCGGGCGATGTGGTGGTGCTCTCCGGTCCGCTCGGTGCGGGAAAAACGGTTCTGGCCAAGGGAATTGCCGCTGCAATGGATGTCGAGGGACCGGTGACGTCGCCGACGTACGTGCTGGCGCGGGTGCATCCGCCGCGCCGGGCGGGCGCCCCGGCGATGATTCACGTCGACGTCTATCGGCTGTTGGATCACCCGGGCGCCGACTTACTGGGCGAACTGGACTCGTTGGATCTCGACACCGATCTGCAGGACGCGGTCGTCGTGGTGGAATGGGGCGAGGGCCTGGCCGAACGACTCTCCGAGCGCCACCTCGACATTCGCTTGGAGCGGGTCAGCCACTCCGATGTTCGGATCGCGGCCTGGGAGTGGAGCGGGCTAAAGCAGTCCGAGCAGTTGTAG